The following are encoded in a window of Arthrobacter sp. OAP107 genomic DNA:
- a CDS encoding inositol monophosphatase family protein translates to MTELGKHKLGRHSATNLSPELDDYELAAELVREAGQLALLMRQGGLDVQRKTSISDVVTAADHAAEAYVLEQLQRCRPDDGVLGEEGAAVHGSSGRTWVIDPVDGTYNFLQGSTYWCSAIALKDESDVLLGAIFQPEEDKLWIGGKQRATTLNGDPVTTFREDGVNRNAADVSHLGAATYIHPRWLSDPMCAMPWHAAATSAATLRMLGSGSCDLGRVADGQLGCWFQHSCPEWDWLPGKAIVTAAGGVAGSVRVNGLEWFMAGGTTAVHQLRAALESGSVD, encoded by the coding sequence GTGACGGAACTGGGCAAACACAAACTGGGTAGACACAGCGCCACCAACCTGAGCCCCGAGCTCGACGACTACGAGCTGGCGGCTGAGCTGGTCCGTGAGGCCGGGCAGCTGGCACTGCTGATGCGGCAGGGCGGCCTCGACGTCCAGCGCAAGACCTCGATCTCCGACGTCGTCACCGCCGCGGACCACGCGGCCGAAGCCTACGTGCTGGAGCAGCTGCAGCGCTGCCGACCGGACGACGGCGTCCTGGGCGAGGAAGGCGCCGCGGTGCACGGCAGCAGCGGGCGGACCTGGGTGATCGACCCGGTGGACGGCACGTACAACTTCCTGCAGGGCTCCACCTACTGGTGCTCGGCCATCGCCCTCAAAGACGAATCCGATGTGCTGCTCGGCGCCATTTTCCAGCCCGAGGAGGACAAGCTCTGGATCGGCGGCAAACAGCGCGCCACCACCCTCAACGGTGATCCCGTCACCACCTTTCGGGAGGATGGGGTCAACCGCAACGCCGCAGACGTTTCCCATCTCGGCGCGGCCACCTACATCCACCCGCGCTGGCTCTCGGATCCGATGTGCGCCATGCCGTGGCACGCCGCCGCGACCTCGGCCGCGACGTTGCGGATGCTCGGGTCCGGATCGTGCGACCTGGGGCGCGTCGCGGACGGGCAGCTTGGTTGCTGGTTCCAGCACAGCTGCCCCGAATGGGACTGGCTCCCCGGGAAAGCGATCGTGACGGCGGCCGGCGGCGTCGCCGGCAGCGTCCGCGTCAACGGCCTGGAATGGTTCATGGCGGGAGGAACGACGGCGGTGCACCAGTTGCGTGCCGCCCTCGAGTCAGGCTCTGTCGACTAG
- a CDS encoding galactose oxidase-like domain-containing protein, with amino-acid sequence MGRFRFAVIIAMLLLSGCAVVAPLGSSGAIHFTAHPGVAPHDAANIAGLHEHITALPAAVIETAPPALSRIGWTVTASDEEVSAEDGRAANVLDGEAATFWQSAGTEPATPFPHSITIDTGITQTISGFRYLPRADVPNGRIGSFEITVSTDGTTWETPVARGTWADNSIEKSVTFAAVSARFVRLKAISEAGDRGPWSSAAEINLVGQEPSDLPAPDVATGSSGSWGPTIDFPLVPAAAALLPGNRLLTWSANAPAMYGGGGGLTQTSILNLTTGEVTRNEVANTGHDMFCPGVSMLPDGRILVSGGSSSNKTTLYDPETDTWTAGPPMNIPRGYQSDVTTSTGEVFTIGGSWSGGLGYKNGEIWSAAGGWRALPNVLSDSIRTQDPGGDFRADNHAWLFAAPGGRVFHAGPSSQMNWISTTGAGTISSAGLRSDSPDAMNGNAVMYDVGKILTVGGATAYSGVAPTAKAYTIDINSGVSVAPTASMAFSRQYANGVALPDGQVLVIGGKGTSETVTDTGARMSPEIWNPETGLWTTLAPMAIPRAYHSVATLLPDGRVFAGGGGLCAGDCTTNHLDGQIFTPPYLLDENGNTRVRPEILAAPATAANGNTISVTTGEPVTRFSLMRMSTVTHSVNTDQRRIPLTAISVSGNTASLKLPADPGVLVPGTYMLFAMDDTGVPSIATTIRIGAPAAAPSPRLAIGSLADTVAAGPDGTLWNYRPTGHGGFQPREKIGSGWAGLAKGFVTDWNVDGIFDLIAQWKDGRAAVLRR; translated from the coding sequence ATGGGTCGGTTTAGGTTCGCGGTCATTATTGCGATGCTGCTGCTCTCGGGGTGCGCGGTGGTGGCTCCGCTCGGCTCCTCGGGAGCCATACACTTCACGGCTCACCCTGGGGTGGCCCCGCACGACGCCGCGAACATCGCAGGACTCCACGAACACATCACAGCGCTGCCGGCTGCTGTGATAGAGACGGCTCCGCCTGCGCTGTCACGGATAGGGTGGACGGTGACTGCCAGCGATGAAGAAGTCTCTGCGGAGGACGGGCGGGCAGCAAACGTTCTCGACGGGGAGGCCGCCACTTTCTGGCAGAGCGCGGGGACGGAGCCTGCGACCCCTTTTCCGCACAGCATCACGATAGACACCGGGATCACCCAGACCATCTCCGGGTTCCGTTATCTCCCACGTGCTGATGTCCCGAATGGCCGGATCGGCAGCTTCGAGATCACGGTCAGCACGGACGGCACCACGTGGGAAACTCCTGTGGCTCGGGGCACGTGGGCGGATAACAGTATAGAAAAAAGTGTGACGTTCGCGGCGGTATCGGCGCGCTTTGTGCGGCTGAAGGCAATCAGCGAAGCGGGCGACCGTGGACCATGGAGCAGCGCCGCGGAGATCAACCTGGTGGGGCAGGAGCCTAGCGATCTGCCGGCACCGGACGTGGCAACCGGATCATCGGGGTCCTGGGGGCCAACCATCGACTTCCCGCTTGTCCCCGCCGCAGCGGCACTCCTTCCAGGCAACCGGCTATTGACCTGGTCCGCCAATGCTCCTGCCATGTACGGTGGCGGCGGTGGTCTGACCCAGACGTCGATACTGAATCTCACCACCGGTGAAGTGACCCGGAATGAGGTAGCCAACACCGGTCATGACATGTTCTGCCCCGGGGTTTCGATGCTGCCAGACGGCCGGATCTTGGTCAGCGGCGGCAGCAGCAGCAACAAAACCACCCTGTATGACCCGGAAACGGACACCTGGACCGCGGGTCCCCCGATGAATATACCCCGCGGATACCAGTCCGATGTGACCACCTCTACCGGCGAGGTGTTCACGATCGGCGGATCCTGGTCCGGTGGCCTCGGCTACAAGAACGGTGAGATATGGTCCGCCGCAGGCGGCTGGCGTGCGCTGCCCAATGTGCTTTCTGACAGCATCCGGACACAGGATCCCGGGGGCGACTTCCGCGCCGACAATCATGCCTGGTTGTTTGCCGCCCCCGGAGGAAGGGTCTTCCATGCCGGACCTAGCAGCCAGATGAATTGGATTTCCACCACGGGAGCCGGCACCATCAGCTCGGCCGGATTGCGCTCCGACAGCCCAGACGCGATGAACGGCAACGCCGTGATGTACGACGTCGGCAAGATCCTTACTGTGGGCGGTGCCACGGCCTACTCGGGAGTAGCTCCCACCGCAAAGGCCTACACCATCGACATCAATAGCGGGGTCAGCGTGGCCCCGACCGCGAGCATGGCCTTCAGCCGGCAATACGCCAACGGGGTCGCACTGCCCGATGGCCAGGTACTCGTGATTGGCGGCAAAGGCACTTCGGAGACCGTAACCGACACCGGGGCCAGAATGTCGCCGGAAATCTGGAACCCTGAGACCGGACTGTGGACCACATTGGCCCCGATGGCCATTCCCCGCGCCTATCACAGTGTCGCCACACTACTCCCGGACGGACGGGTTTTCGCGGGCGGTGGCGGGCTGTGCGCGGGTGACTGCACCACCAACCACTTGGATGGACAGATTTTTACGCCGCCCTACCTGCTGGACGAAAATGGCAACACGCGCGTACGGCCGGAAATTCTTGCTGCGCCGGCCACTGCCGCGAACGGCAACACAATTTCGGTAACCACCGGGGAACCGGTCACCAGGTTTTCCCTGATGAGGATGAGCACGGTGACGCACAGCGTGAACACCGATCAGCGGCGGATTCCGCTGACCGCAATTTCGGTGTCCGGCAATACCGCCTCGTTGAAGTTGCCTGCGGATCCCGGCGTGCTCGTTCCCGGCACTTACATGCTCTTTGCGATGGACGACACAGGGGTTCCAAGCATTGCTACAACAATCCGGATTGGCGCCCCGGCGGCTGCCCCTTCCCCCCGCCTGGCCATCGGCAGCCTCGCCGATACGGTGGCGGCTGGCCCGGATGGCACGCTGTGGAACTACCGACCGACCGGACACGGCGGTTTCCAGCCCCGGGAAAAGATCGGCAGCGGCTGGGCAGGGCTCGCCAAGGGTTTCGTGACGGACTGGAACGTGGACGGCATATTCGACCTGATCGCGCAGTGGAAGGATGGGCGGGCTGCGGTTCTACGCAGGTAA
- a CDS encoding ABC transporter ATP-binding protein: MSMDGVAWRSLYNITRAKSGSRPFSKETLKRVMGFARPHQGRLIAFVAVSVAMAFLAVATPVLAGQVVNTIVARADAGEVVRLAALIAGVAVAEAALGMVSRWLSSTIGEGVIVDLRTKVFDHVQRMPIAFFTRTRTGALVSRLNNDVIGAQSAFAGTLSGVVSNVVALILTLAVMLNTSWLVTVLAMVLLPIFLIPARRMGSRLADLRREAAEHNAAMGTQMTERFSAPGATLVKLFGRPDEESREFALRAGRVRDIGVRTAMLQFTFVTALTLVSALALALVYGLGGWLAIGGQLAPGDVVVLALLLTRLYAPLTALSNARVEIMSALVSFERVFEILDLKPLIQEKPGALAVPPGPVAVEFDDVRFSYPSADKVSLASLEEVSTLDTRGGEEVLHGISFRVEPGQTVALVGSSGAGKSTVAQLLSRLYDVDSGAVRLGGTGPASGLDVRDLTFDSIRATLGMVTQDGHLFHETIASNLRLARPEATDEDMWAVLRQARLEAMIRSLPDGLDTVVGERGYRLSGGERQRLTIARLLIAQPRVVILDEATAALDSTNEAAVQAALGAALEGRTAVVIAHRLSTIRAADAILVVEDGRIVERGTHTELLAADGRYAELYRTQFAEATAVAEDAVPEY, translated from the coding sequence ATGAGCATGGACGGCGTCGCCTGGCGCTCCCTTTACAACATCACCCGGGCCAAAAGCGGTTCCCGGCCCTTCTCCAAGGAGACCCTGAAGCGCGTCATGGGCTTCGCCCGTCCGCACCAGGGAAGACTGATCGCGTTCGTGGCCGTCTCCGTGGCCATGGCCTTCCTGGCGGTTGCCACGCCGGTGCTCGCCGGCCAGGTGGTCAACACGATCGTCGCCCGCGCCGATGCCGGCGAGGTGGTCCGCCTGGCTGCCCTGATCGCGGGCGTGGCCGTGGCTGAGGCAGCACTCGGCATGGTGAGCCGCTGGCTGTCCTCCACCATCGGCGAGGGCGTCATCGTGGACCTGCGCACCAAGGTGTTCGACCACGTGCAGAGGATGCCCATCGCGTTCTTCACCCGGACCCGCACCGGCGCGCTGGTCAGCCGCCTGAACAACGACGTCATCGGCGCGCAGTCCGCGTTCGCCGGAACCCTGTCCGGTGTGGTCAGCAACGTCGTGGCCCTCATCCTCACCCTCGCGGTGATGCTGAACACCTCCTGGCTGGTCACCGTGCTGGCCATGGTCCTGCTGCCGATCTTCCTCATCCCCGCCCGGCGGATGGGCTCCCGGCTGGCGGACCTGCGGCGTGAGGCGGCGGAGCACAACGCCGCCATGGGCACCCAAATGACCGAGCGCTTCTCGGCGCCCGGGGCCACCCTGGTCAAGCTCTTCGGGCGGCCGGACGAGGAATCCCGGGAGTTTGCGCTGCGGGCCGGCCGGGTCCGCGACATCGGCGTGCGGACGGCGATGCTGCAGTTCACATTCGTGACGGCCCTGACGCTGGTCTCAGCGCTGGCCCTGGCCCTGGTTTATGGCCTGGGCGGCTGGCTGGCCATCGGCGGGCAGCTCGCCCCGGGCGACGTCGTGGTGCTGGCGCTGCTGCTCACCCGCCTCTACGCGCCGCTCACCGCGCTGTCCAACGCCCGCGTTGAAATCATGAGCGCGCTGGTCAGCTTTGAGCGGGTCTTCGAAATCCTGGACCTGAAGCCCCTGATCCAGGAAAAGCCCGGTGCGCTGGCGGTCCCGCCCGGGCCCGTGGCCGTGGAGTTTGACGACGTGCGCTTCTCCTACCCCTCGGCGGACAAGGTATCGCTGGCGTCGCTGGAGGAGGTCTCCACGCTGGACACCCGCGGCGGTGAAGAGGTGCTGCACGGGATCAGCTTCCGGGTGGAACCGGGACAGACCGTCGCCCTTGTGGGCTCTTCCGGTGCCGGCAAGTCCACGGTGGCCCAGCTGCTGTCCCGGCTGTACGACGTCGATTCCGGCGCCGTGCGCCTCGGCGGCACCGGTCCGGCCTCTGGCCTGGACGTGCGCGACCTGACCTTCGATTCCATCCGCGCCACCCTGGGCATGGTCACCCAGGACGGGCACCTGTTCCACGAGACCATCGCCTCCAACCTCAGGCTGGCCCGCCCCGAGGCCACCGACGAGGACATGTGGGCAGTCCTGCGCCAGGCCCGGCTCGAAGCCATGATCCGTTCGCTTCCCGACGGCCTCGATACCGTGGTGGGGGAGCGTGGCTACCGCCTCTCCGGCGGGGAGCGGCAGCGGCTCACCATCGCCCGGCTGCTGATCGCCCAGCCGCGCGTGGTCATCCTCGACGAAGCAACCGCAGCGCTGGACTCCACGAACGAAGCTGCCGTGCAGGCGGCGCTGGGCGCCGCGCTGGAAGGCCGCACCGCCGTCGTGATTGCCCACCGGCTCTCCACCATCCGTGCGGCTGACGCCATCCTGGTGGTGGAGGACGGCCGGATTGTGGAGCGCGGGACGCACACGGAGCTGCTGGCTGCCGACGGCCGCTATGCCGAGCTGTACCGGACCCAGTTCGCCGAGGCCACGGCCGTGGCGGAGGACGCGGTTCCGGAGTACTGA
- a CDS encoding NUDIX domain-containing protein has product MNPRIIVSAVCVYDAAGRLLTVRKRGTDKFMHPGGKPEPGETAVQAAARELQEEVGIIVDPRELTLMGVWLAEAANEAATEIEATVFTAPGTWVAHPSAEIAEIRWLDLAAEWPGDLAPLLTDHILPALAEEGR; this is encoded by the coding sequence GTGAATCCCCGCATCATCGTCTCCGCCGTGTGTGTCTACGACGCCGCCGGCCGGCTCCTGACCGTCCGCAAGCGCGGCACGGACAAGTTCATGCATCCCGGCGGCAAGCCCGAGCCCGGCGAGACCGCGGTGCAGGCCGCCGCGCGGGAGCTGCAGGAGGAGGTCGGCATCATCGTCGATCCCCGTGAGCTGACCCTCATGGGCGTCTGGCTGGCCGAGGCTGCCAATGAGGCGGCCACGGAAATCGAGGCCACCGTCTTCACCGCGCCGGGCACCTGGGTGGCGCACCCCTCCGCGGAGATCGCCGAGATCCGGTGGCTGGACCTTGCGGCGGAGTGGCCCGGGGACCTCGCGCCGCTGCTCACGGACCACATCCTGCCGGCGCTGGCGGAAGAAGGGCGCTAG
- a CDS encoding amino acid ABC transporter substrate-binding protein has product MNRLHSRRSALAATLAGLALALTACGGGSGGGGGSSAPASGGSDTSLSDVKSKGEIVIATEGTYKPFSFHAEGAGDLTGYDVEIARAVAEKLGVKANFQETQFDGIFAGLDAKRFDTIANQISINAERKAKYDFSKPYTVSTGVIVTKADNSSINSFESLKGKTTAQSLTSNFYKLAVDAGANVQSVEGWAQGVSLVRQGRVDAIVNDKLTYLDYAKTNPDAGLKIAAETTDKSESAFVFRKGSTELTSAVDKALDELRADGTLAKISEKYFGTDVTK; this is encoded by the coding sequence ATGAACCGTCTCCATTCCCGCCGCTCCGCACTTGCAGCCACCCTTGCCGGACTGGCCCTGGCTCTGACGGCCTGCGGCGGCGGCTCCGGCGGCGGCGGAGGTTCCTCGGCTCCCGCCTCGGGCGGCTCGGACACGTCACTGAGCGATGTGAAGTCCAAGGGCGAGATCGTCATCGCCACCGAGGGCACCTACAAGCCCTTCAGCTTCCATGCGGAAGGAGCCGGTGACCTGACCGGCTACGACGTGGAGATCGCCCGGGCGGTAGCGGAGAAGCTGGGTGTGAAGGCCAACTTCCAGGAGACCCAGTTCGACGGGATCTTCGCGGGCCTCGACGCCAAGCGCTTCGACACCATCGCCAACCAAATCTCCATCAACGCCGAACGCAAGGCCAAGTACGACTTCTCCAAGCCGTACACCGTCTCCACTGGCGTGATCGTGACGAAGGCGGACAACAGCAGCATTAACAGCTTTGAGAGCCTCAAGGGCAAGACCACGGCGCAGTCGCTCACCAGCAATTTCTACAAGCTGGCCGTCGATGCCGGGGCCAACGTCCAGTCCGTGGAGGGCTGGGCCCAGGGCGTTTCGCTGGTCCGGCAGGGGCGCGTGGATGCCATCGTCAACGACAAGCTCACGTACCTCGACTATGCCAAGACCAATCCCGATGCCGGGCTGAAGATCGCCGCCGAAACCACCGATAAGTCCGAAAGCGCCTTCGTGTTCCGGAAGGGTTCCACGGAGCTCACCTCCGCGGTGGACAAGGCGCTGGACGAACTCCGCGCTGACGGAACGCTGGCAAAGATCTCGGAGAAGTACTTCGGCACGGACGTCACCAAGTAG
- a CDS encoding ABC-F family ATP-binding cassette domain-containing protein, which produces MTATLVAKDLSGGRDHRTLFSGLSLTVAPGDVVGVVGANGAGKSTLLRLLAGVEEAQDGTVSLAPADAFVGWLPQEHERVPGETVAAYIARRTGCAKATAEMEATAEALGSGAPGADDAYSLAFDRWMASGAADLDERIAPVLADLGLDIGPEAGMTGLSGGQAARVALAALLLSRFDVVLLDEPTNDLDLDGLAKLEAFVQGLRGGVVLVSHDREFLARCVTSIVELDLAQNSVAVYDGGYEAFLEERDVARRHARERYEEFAATKADLVSRARTQREWSSQGVRNAMRKSPDNDKIRRAASTESSEKQAQKVRQMESRIARLDVVEEPRKEWQLQFSIGQAPRSSSVVATLRDAVVRQGSFTLGPVNLQLNAGERIGITGPNGAGKSTLLRLLLGNQEPDSGDASRGASVAVGEIDQARGLLAGHMKLADAVEAVLSDYTSAEVRTLLAKFGLRADHTARTVDSLSPGERTRAALALLQARGVNLLVLDEPTNHLDLPAIEQLEEALESYDGALLLVTHDRRLLENVRLDVRWNVDNGVVTELAAGKMEQNK; this is translated from the coding sequence ATGACTGCAACCCTTGTTGCGAAGGACCTTTCGGGCGGTCGTGATCATCGCACCCTGTTCTCCGGGCTGTCCCTCACGGTGGCTCCCGGGGACGTTGTTGGCGTGGTCGGCGCCAACGGTGCGGGCAAGTCCACACTGCTACGCCTCCTTGCCGGCGTGGAGGAGGCACAGGACGGCACCGTCAGCCTCGCGCCCGCCGATGCCTTTGTGGGCTGGCTGCCGCAGGAACACGAACGCGTCCCCGGTGAAACGGTTGCCGCCTACATCGCCCGCCGCACCGGCTGCGCGAAAGCCACCGCCGAGATGGAAGCCACGGCGGAGGCCCTCGGCTCGGGTGCGCCGGGAGCGGACGACGCCTACTCGCTGGCGTTTGACCGGTGGATGGCCTCCGGCGCCGCGGACCTGGACGAGCGGATAGCGCCCGTCCTCGCGGACCTTGGCCTGGATATTGGCCCCGAGGCCGGGATGACCGGGCTCTCCGGGGGGCAGGCTGCGCGCGTGGCGCTCGCCGCCCTGCTGCTGAGCCGCTTCGACGTCGTGCTGTTGGACGAGCCCACCAACGATCTTGACCTGGACGGCCTGGCCAAGCTGGAAGCCTTCGTGCAGGGCCTGCGCGGCGGCGTGGTGCTGGTTTCCCACGACCGCGAGTTCCTGGCCCGCTGCGTGACCTCCATCGTGGAGCTGGACCTCGCCCAGAACTCCGTGGCCGTGTACGACGGCGGATATGAGGCCTTCCTGGAGGAACGCGACGTGGCCCGCCGGCATGCCCGTGAACGGTACGAGGAATTCGCTGCGACCAAGGCGGACCTCGTGTCCCGGGCCCGCACCCAGCGGGAATGGAGCTCCCAGGGCGTCCGGAACGCGATGCGGAAAAGCCCTGACAACGACAAGATCCGCCGCGCCGCCAGCACCGAGTCCTCCGAAAAGCAGGCACAGAAGGTCCGGCAGATGGAATCGCGCATCGCCAGGCTGGACGTGGTTGAGGAACCGCGCAAGGAATGGCAGCTGCAGTTCAGCATCGGCCAGGCGCCGCGGTCCAGCTCCGTGGTGGCAACCCTGCGCGACGCCGTCGTGCGGCAGGGCAGCTTCACCCTGGGGCCGGTGAACCTGCAGCTCAACGCCGGCGAGCGGATCGGCATCACGGGGCCAAATGGGGCCGGCAAGTCCACGCTGCTCCGGCTGCTCCTGGGAAACCAGGAGCCGGACTCCGGGGACGCCTCGCGCGGTGCGTCCGTGGCCGTCGGCGAGATCGACCAGGCCCGCGGGCTGCTGGCCGGACACATGAAACTGGCTGATGCCGTCGAAGCCGTCCTGAGCGACTACACGTCCGCCGAGGTCCGCACGCTGCTGGCAAAGTTCGGCCTCAGGGCGGACCACACCGCGCGCACCGTGGACTCGCTGTCGCCGGGGGAGCGGACCCGCGCCGCCCTGGCCCTGCTGCAGGCGCGCGGCGTAAACCTGCTGGTCCTGGATGAGCCCACCAACCACCTGGACCTCCCTGCGATCGAGCAGCTGGAGGAAGCACTGGAAAGTTACGACGGCGCCCTGCTGCTGGTCACCCACGACCGGCGGCTGCTGGAAAACGTCCGCCTGGACGTGCGCTGGAACGTGGACAACGGCGTCGTCACCGAACTGGCGGCAGGCAAGATGGAGCAGAACAAATGA
- a CDS encoding VCBS repeat-containing protein, translating to MGGLRFYAGKPGGGFAPAQVIGSGWGNYHMVVGRWRLTDKYPSIVAYDYAGTLWHYGNNAGNTLSPRTRIGTGWNGLYLTMADFDQDGKQDLLTRRSDGKLLLYRSTGGGTFIAEPRRVVGISWNIVNNITRVTGFTPGNLGLLSRLTDGRMAHYPYRNGNWGTRTIVGSGWSAYNIFR from the coding sequence ATGGGCGGGCTGCGGTTCTACGCAGGTAAACCCGGAGGGGGATTTGCGCCAGCGCAGGTGATCGGATCCGGGTGGGGGAATTACCACATGGTCGTGGGCCGCTGGCGGTTGACCGATAAGTACCCCAGTATCGTTGCCTACGACTACGCCGGAACTCTCTGGCACTACGGCAACAACGCCGGAAACACCTTGAGCCCGCGCACCAGGATCGGAACCGGCTGGAACGGCCTTTACCTCACCATGGCCGATTTCGATCAGGACGGTAAGCAGGACCTCCTCACGAGACGCAGCGACGGCAAGCTGCTGCTGTATCGCTCCACAGGGGGCGGCACCTTCATCGCCGAGCCCAGGCGCGTGGTCGGCATTAGCTGGAATATCGTGAACAACATCACCAGGGTGACGGGATTCACCCCCGGAAATCTAGGCCTGCTCAGCCGCCTCACTGACGGCAGAATGGCCCACTACCCCTACAGGAACGGCAACTGGGGCACCCGGACCATCGTTGGATCAGGTTGGAGCGCCTACAACATCTTCCGGTAG
- a CDS encoding amino acid ABC transporter ATP-binding protein has translation MSPTDETRGPAPSGAASQARPVLSVRNLAKAFGSNVVLRDIDLDVRRGNVVALIGPSGSGKTTVLRSLNGLETPDAGTVTFAGTGTSAGTGTSGGAGPDLVLDFSAKVSKKEISELRDRSAMVFQHYNLFPHMTVLQNVIEGPVQVQKRKRAEAVADAEKLLARVGLADKRDAYPFELSGGQQQRAGIVRALALKPQLLLFDEPTSALDPELVGDVLGVIQELAEEGWTMVIVTHELAFARQVADEVIFMDGGLVVERGPAAEVLRAPRQERTRQFVRRLLHEF, from the coding sequence ATGTCGCCCACTGACGAAACCCGGGGACCCGCTCCCTCCGGCGCCGCATCACAGGCCAGGCCCGTGCTGTCCGTCCGCAACCTGGCGAAGGCGTTCGGCAGCAACGTGGTGCTGCGGGACATCGACCTAGACGTGCGGCGGGGCAACGTGGTGGCCCTGATCGGGCCATCGGGTTCGGGCAAGACCACCGTGCTGCGCTCACTGAACGGCCTGGAAACGCCCGACGCCGGGACGGTCACCTTTGCGGGGACGGGCACCTCCGCGGGGACAGGCACGTCCGGAGGTGCGGGGCCGGACCTTGTGCTGGATTTCTCGGCCAAGGTCTCCAAAAAGGAAATCTCGGAGCTGCGCGACCGCAGCGCCATGGTGTTCCAGCACTACAACCTCTTCCCGCACATGACGGTCTTGCAGAACGTCATTGAGGGTCCTGTCCAGGTCCAGAAGCGCAAGCGGGCCGAGGCCGTGGCCGACGCAGAAAAGCTCCTCGCCAGGGTGGGGCTGGCGGACAAGCGCGATGCATATCCGTTCGAGCTCTCCGGCGGCCAGCAGCAGCGCGCGGGCATTGTGCGGGCCCTTGCCCTGAAGCCCCAGTTGCTGCTGTTCGACGAGCCCACCTCGGCGCTGGACCCCGAGCTCGTGGGCGACGTCCTGGGCGTCATCCAGGAACTGGCCGAGGAGGGGTGGACCATGGTCATCGTTACCCACGAGCTGGCTTTCGCCCGGCAGGTGGCGGATGAGGTCATCTTCATGGACGGCGGCCTGGTGGTGGAGCGCGGACCGGCCGCCGAGGTCCTCCGCGCGCCGCGGCAGGAGCGGACCCGGCAGTTCGTCCGGCGCCTGCTGCACGAGTTCTGA
- a CDS encoding DUF6314 family protein: MNLQHPSGLRDYLLGTMPADPASPNLSRPGRWSVERTMLDRAAGTRGTFTGVVIFSPDDDGLRFHEEGTVVWPSVNWPGGDGETFTGPATRDYLLRPADTPDAMDMLFPDGRPFHRMSFSPDASQDRHWCDPDTYRVTYVRHGDDEFSYAWDVTGPRKDLLLESVLRRLPVPAAADGLGSKP, from the coding sequence TTGAATCTGCAGCACCCGTCCGGGCTCCGCGACTATCTGCTGGGCACAATGCCCGCGGACCCCGCCTCACCGAACCTTTCCCGGCCAGGCCGCTGGTCCGTGGAGCGGACCATGCTGGACCGGGCTGCCGGCACCCGCGGTACCTTTACCGGCGTCGTCATCTTTTCCCCCGACGACGACGGGCTCCGCTTCCACGAGGAAGGCACCGTGGTCTGGCCTTCAGTCAACTGGCCGGGCGGCGACGGCGAAACCTTCACCGGGCCCGCCACCCGCGATTACCTGCTCCGGCCCGCGGACACGCCGGATGCCATGGACATGCTGTTTCCGGACGGCCGGCCGTTCCACCGGATGAGCTTCTCGCCGGACGCCAGCCAGGACCGGCACTGGTGCGATCCGGACACCTACCGGGTCACCTACGTCCGACACGGCGACGACGAATTCAGTTACGCCTGGGATGTCACCGGCCCGCGCAAGGACCTGCTGCTGGAGTCAGTGCTGCGGCGGCTGCCCGTGCCGGCGGCCGCAGACGGGTTAGGCTCGAAACCGTGA